One Phaseolus vulgaris cultivar G19833 chromosome 4, P. vulgaris v2.0, whole genome shotgun sequence DNA window includes the following coding sequences:
- the LOC137838535 gene encoding lysine-rich arabinogalactan protein 19-like has protein sequence MDKQRRWKLAQALKSKGEASSKGVGDSILPTSETAATSPNLPPQNPPTTTPSPALPSPNHPPSSPPPIVAIPLALAETAVEPAPLGKGKRMVVVPSEYEDESAEGQVFKRRRTTQVPPKLLPPPPPRTMMLTR, from the coding sequence ATGGATAAGCAAAGAAGATGGAAACTCGCCCAAGCCTTGAAGTCTAAGGGCGAGGCTTCGTCCAAAGGGGTTGGGGATTCCATCCTCCCAACCTCTGAAACCGCTGCTACCTCTCCCAACCTTCCTCCCCAAAACCCACCTACAACAACACCTTCCCCAGCTCTTCCCTCTCCAAACCACCCCCCAAGCTCACCACCCCCCATAGTAGCCATTCCTCTCGCCTTGGCTGAAACCGCTGTTGAACCAGCCCCCCTTGGCAAAGGCAAAAGGATGGTGGTGGTTCCCTCTGAGTACGAAGATGAGTCTGCCGAAGGACAAGTCTTCAAGAGAAGAAGAACCACCCAGGTTCCCCCCAAGCTGTTACCTCCACCTCCTCCTCGAACCATGATGTTGACTCGCTAA